TACAGCAATGAGGTATTAACATAACAAACTCAAGTAAGATGATACTAAACGAAAAACATAGAAACCCAAACTTCagtttattttttccttttcttccccaAAAAAATGATCTCCTTATTCTGCATTTCCTACTAAATTTTTGCGTTTCTGTTATATGATTTCAAACCGTGATTGGCTAAGTTAATTCATTTAATAAGCCTTGCGTTAATATAGTTTcatcttataaattttttaaggtCCTTGTAGTCCAAGAGAAGTACTGTGCTCCTGCAAATCGTGGTCTTTGGAAGATACCAACTGGATTTATTCTACAGGTAGTTAATtttgaaggttcacttcacccAAGTTTCTTGAATGCTTCAGAAATAAAAATAGAGGTGGTGGTTTCTCTACATTTTATATTCCAACTCAAAATCTTTACCACTTGTCTTAACTTTTGGCAGTCAGAGGAGATATATGCAGGAGCCGTAAGAGAAGTGAAGGAAGAAACTGGGGTGAGAATGAGATATTTCTCTGGTGTTACTTCATATTAAATTTGTTCTTGCTGCATAATATAGAATCATTGCTTAAAGTTACTGCTTTCTTTTATTGCTTGTTGCCCATGTTGCAGATTTGTACCGAGTTCATTGAAGTCATAGCATTCAGGTAAGAGCAAACTCCATACTCACTTTTATGTAATCTTGAAAGTTTAAATAGCTTTTGATGATTCTGAGTTATATTAAATCCTATTCCCACAAATATTTAACCAATTGAGTACGATGTGATATAAATTGAAAGAATTTCATTACTTGAAAATTTTATCTCGCAAGTGTCAATCAACTAATTACCGAGTCCAGTGTGGTCAAAGGCCTGTTTTAGCTAGACAATACTCACAACGTTGTTAATAAAATGTGCTACAAAGGTTTTTCATTGCATGGTGGCAGTAGTTTTCTTGTAATTTTCTTAACCTACAAAGTTTGATTGATTGCATCATCAATTCCAGACATGCACATAAGGTGGCATTTGAAAAGTCAGATCTGTTCTTCATCTGCATGTTAAGACCCCTGTCAGCTGATATCATTGTTGATGATCCTGAAATTGAAGCTGCGAAGGTTAGATAATCTTACTCATTGACAATGACAAATGAAAACGACCAATTAAGATCGAGTAGCCTTTCTTTTCCATTCTCTCAAACTTGCTGGAGATAAATCACACATCCACTAAGAGGAATATTAGTCCATAGCATAAAATGATTAGTGTAACACTGTTTTTATACATTCGAGTCACTTGTTTGTTATACTGTTTTTCATGCATACAGAAATAATTTGTAACACTAAATTACTTATCTAATTCTAGAAATTGGATCTGAGATGGGACACTGACAAACTGATTCCTGTCCAACCATGGTTTTGGGTTTCTCACGAATCATGATTGTTTTGCTAATTCAGAATAGTTGATGTGATGTCATGCAGTGGATGCCTCTGGTTGAGTTTGTAGAGCAACCACTTATCCAAGAAGATTCGATGTTCAAGAAGATCATAGATATCTGTATTGCTTGTGTTGAGAAGCGCTACAGTGGCCAATCTGCACATCACATGCTTTCCAAATTTGATGGCAAGTCATCTTCCCTGTACTATAATGTCATCAACATGGAAGATAGCCACTGTATTGGCAATTAAAGCACTCAAAACTCAAAAGCATGTGCAAGTGCTTTTAGCTCACTATACTACTTTAATTCTTCTCAAATTTGAGCAACAAGTTGATACCTGAGATAACCTTAAACTCTAGATAGTGATGCCTAATTTGTCAAGTAATGAAACTGAGATTTTACATACATGATGGCTTTAAGAGCAACGATGAATGGAGCATGCGTAACTGTCACACTTGTTCAGTTGTTCCTCGTTCACTGATCACGCCTTTGCAGTGGAAATTTTCATTGTGTACGTTCCGACTTGAGCCAAGCAAAATGATTGTTGATCCATCACGTAACATTCCCttcccaaaaaaaaaacaagaaattgTCTAAAGAAACCCAAATAGAAAACAATCAAGAGAAGAGATGATATTTCCACAACATACAGTAGCATCATAAGTGTTAATGTGCATGTTGCCATCAGGTTGTTGTTTTTTACATAGTAAATGAAAAAGTAAATCTTAATTTTTACTTATACATATGTCGACAAAAAATATGTAACGTACGTCCTATCAGACCAAAGTGTTGGATGTGAGCCTGTCTTAAAGAACCTAACAGTTACTTGTGTTTTGTCTTATATATTGGACGTGACGCTGAACCAAGTCTTTGATTGGTTAGATGCAGCTCATTGAGATTGTTacgttttgatttttttttccatcattAACTTATTTATTACAGACATTATCCCATGAATGAGACTCGCAACAACGTGTCTATAGTTGTTTTTGGCATATTAAAACCCACCTTAATTAATTAACATTGTAAGGTGTCCGATGGcatgaaatttaaaaatgaacaaGTTGTGACCTGTAGCTTCATGTTCTGCCATGACATTGCGTTCACCTAAAAATTGCCACTGAATTTGTAGTCAACATAGCGAAGAACTTGGAGTAGGTTGGCTTCTTCTCCCAACCAGGGAACGACAGCATCATGTGAGAAAATTCAGAGCTTCATCCATAACAAAGAAAATTCAAGACCTCATTATTAAGCTTCAATCATTTTCTAACCAAAATGGTGGTCCATGCTTTACAATTTTCATTCAACAAAACTATGTAACAACATTCATCATAGTAAATCTTCACTATTTCAATCACTCGCAAATATAAATAATGCcaaaatattatagaaaaaaaaaaggcatgCTTGTAATTGGTCCTAAAATATTTTGCTTATCATTGtcataattatatttatgtttacaATAATTCATAACCATTTgtcatttaatataattaaaaaaatcacaactGTGTTTTTTACTTcagaaaagttttttttatgatatttgatCAAGACCCAAATTGGAGcatgttaataattttgttcTTTCATCTTATTGTTTATCTATAAGTTTAGAATTCTGGTTAATTTTTTTCCTAGCTACTCTTATCTTTAAGAAATCacctttaacttttttttcaccATACTTTAAgtgaataatattattttacacaTTAACTAATCATTAGATCATACACTCAATACCTCAAGTTGTTCCAAATTTATATGTATCCCAAAGTGTGCAAAGCTTCTCAACCTCAAGTAAACAAAAAGTTTATGTAATATATTTAGGCACTTAAGATAAGATTAGTTcaaattttcttattaaattttaattatacaaaGGTAAAGGTagtgaattatattttttatttatatattataacacAAAATTAGTTGTAGtttatgatttaaattttaaatcagatatttataatataaaaatgattgaaatagttttttttacagaaaaaatttattcattttgataTTTTACTTCTTCAACTCGTTAAAAGTAGTTATAGTGAATATTATCCtctaattaaaacaataatgaatcttaaaaaaaaattaataatctttaaaaaaaattaacaatcatttcatatattcattttaattatttttatactataaatatatgaatgatttaaaattttgaaccaaaaataaaataaaataattataatattgcatgaaaaaatatatatatttaacctTAAATTTAATAGTGTTTGGCAAGAGAACAGAAGAATCACTATTGGAGTAAAGtaggaaagaaaaataagaaaggtGGTAAGAATAAATCTTATTATCCAGTTATAAATTCAGGCAACCGAACTGTGAACTAAAATAATGACGGCAAAGCCACTAAACCCAAAACCAACCTAATTTCAAGCACCAAAATTTCCATATCCAACTTTCATCCCCAATTCCTCTTCAATTATCAATCCCCACTCCTAGGTAactttctcttccctttatAGGGCTTCTTTTTTCAGCGATCATGCTCTACACCTTCAATGCTCTCACTTTTTCATTGCATTTTCCAAATATGTGTGCATTTCATCAAATTGAATTCTCACTTTTATATTTCCACCGCAAATTGAATCTCTTGGTTTTGATTAATTGATGCTTCTACAGGTTTTTAACGGGAGGAGGATGGGGATGTGAATTGTAATTGAAGAAGGGGGGAGGAGGGAGAACACCGTCGAGACCACAATGCGGTGGTTTCCGTTGAGTACAACTTCAAACTCGGAAAGAGAACGGGATAGAGAGAATAATACTACTCGTGCTTCGGTGTATCTCAATGTATATGATCTTACTCCCATAAACAATTATCTTTACATGCTTGGCCTTGGAATATTTCATTCGGGTATACAAGGTTTGTGACTGTTTTCCTTGTACTTCCTTTCCTGTTCTTTTTTCCTATCCTTGTATGGATCTTGTTTCTGTTCTTTTTCTTGTCTCCGCTTATTACAAAATTTAGCTGGGTTGAAGGTTACATACCACTTATGAATGAGAGAATCACTTCAATTCACAGTTTATTAGAGCAAAGAACTTGCCCCACTAAATGAGATTAAATGTCACCACCATTCGGCTCAGTTAGAAACCAAAGCTTGAGGAATATTGTTTAGCATGAGATCTCTTTTGACTGCTTCTTCCAACGTCTTTATTGGTCTcccttcttctttcttcatttataTTGGACTAACAGTCAAGCAATATACTCTACTCACAATTAAGGAGAAGGGCTGTGTTAGGCCTTCTGCAACCAACGTATAACTTGCTGATGTTCCGAACATGAATTTACAGTTTATCACTGctaacaatattttattattaaaagagaAATAAAGTGTAATTCAAAGCGAAGTTGTTGTATTATAAATGAAGTCGCTGTGTGCATTGTACCTGAAACGAGGCAGGTGTGTTAGAAAGTACATTATTAGCCAGCATTGCGTGTTATTTGGATCGCATGGTGATGTACCAAGCAGCCGTTAGTTTGGCaccttaatttttttactaaataagTGATTTATTTTGCACTCATATTATCTCTTTATTCATCCatgtattttcaaatttctCTCTCCCCCTCACCTAGTTTTCCGTAATTAGTCTATTTTGGGATTGTTTGTGTACTTAAAGTCCCTCAGTGATGAATTTATGAACCATAGGGTAAATGGTGTAGTCAATATTTTTGACAAGCAAATACAAGCATTCCACTGAATATTGATGTGTGAGCCATTTTAGTCCAGGTCATCATACTAAAAGCGTAACACATTATGTATAGAGTAGTTGATGGATTAGCAAATGTGTAATTTAATAGTTTAAAGGAAGACAAGACTAGGTGACTTGTACCttctttttctttgattttccgCTTATGTTTGATTACTGTAGTTGTTTAGAGGCTAGCTACTATTGTAATATCTAAAATGTGCTTTTTGGTACTGTGACCAAACTTGGTTACATGttctattttgaatttagtTAGTTGGCTGGATAGAACCTTCTCCCCTGAACAAATTGTTGACAAGGAGCTTGGATGTACATGAATATTTgtcttgttttatttatttttttgttttttaatacaaTCTGGCAACAACTTTAAGCTTATTGTTTTCATGAACAGTGCATGATATTGAATATGGCTTTGGAGCACATGAATATCCAAGTAGTGGTGTGTTTGAAGTGGAGCCTAGAAGCTGCCCTGGCTTCATCTTCAGACGATCAGTGTTGTTGGGCAGGACTGATATGTCTAATTCAGATTTTCGATCTTTCATTGAGCGCCTGTCAGCGAAATATCATGGAGACACTTATCATCTTATTGCAAAAAACTGCAACCATTTTACAGATGAAGTTTGCCAGCATCTAACAGGAAGTCCTATCCCTGGATGGGTAAATCGTATGGCTCGTGTGGGTGAGAATCTTTATGCTCGCCTATTCTTATTGTAAATCACAATTTGATTTGCATGAATAATGCACATGTATATACctcttcttttttgttttaagaaaatatgGTCCTGGTTGCACCAATGTGAATTTCACATTACAACTGAAATAGGTTATATGGGGACAAGGGAAACTAGAATGTTTACATTGGGTTTCATTTTATGAATCTGGTGATTATGGAGACTACTTTTGTTCTCATCTAATCATGTGTGATTTAATCATGTAGGTTCTTTCTGCAATTGTCTTCTGCCAGAAAGCCTCCAGGTTGCCGCAGTTAGACATCACCCAGAACCGCTTGCATTTTCTGGTAAGATACTAGAATTGTAATGGTCCAAATTGATTCACGTTTTATGGGTTTGATTGAATAAACTTCTCTACTTGATTTATGGGTCCAAATACATTCAAATTGCTCcgacaagatttttttttacttgaacatatttaatatttttttttgcccCCTAATAAAAGAATAGGTGTTGCTCCCATGAgacatttgttttttaaaataaatgtagaaattaaaagaaataaaagagaataaattTATGCTAATTTTATTACTTTGATAATATTGTCTCTGCTTGCTGCTGTTCTTTGGAAACAAAATTATCATCCCTCATCTCTACTTGCATATTTCCTTTTCACTGGAGACCAGTctctcaaaatattttaataatattgacAATTAAATTATACAATACTCTCAAAATATGGAAGTATGTAGAGGGCAATTATAATTTGTAGGAACTTAggtattttggatttttttttatcattatattatatattttgtaaaaagcatttttttataaaaaatattattgattaatCTCTTGTCctcacaatttttattttttttaatccacCACTGTATGTAAGCCTGGTATGGATTTTTATATAAAGTCCGTTTTAATACTTGTgttaaaaaggttgaagaaaGTATGGACTTCATCATGAACCGAGAAGTAAATGGGGCTTTATTTCTTCCCTTGCGAAAATATACATGGACACATATTTGACATTTTAAAACACTTTGATTAATTATTGAATAATTTGCTTTTGAATTCCTGCAATATCTCGAAGATATCCAGCAAAAAATTGTGGTGTTTTGTATAATATAAATTCTGTTGTTGCCTTGTTCGTTGGATCTTGTAGTATAATGGAGTCTGGCTCCTTGTTCCATAGCTTGATTTTAACTAAACCATGTGATGAAGGATCTAAATTTCCACCATTGCAGATGATGATGGATCAGGATCTGATGGTCATTCTGCATCCATTGAGAGTGAAGAGGATGAGCCCAATCACCATTTGCTAACTGCACCAAATGGTGATGTTGCCTTTCTAAAGGAAAAACCAGTTCGGCTGGCGCGGGAGCACCTATGATTTTAATTGGTTTACCTTTTGTTTTATATTCTTTCTTTGTTCTCTTGGCTTGTACCTATCTATGATCCTAGCTTTAGTGCATCGAGTTTCTCAAGTGCAATATTTAAGACTCAAAATGCATGCTTTGTAGAACAAAGACTATAATCTGTTGTATGTCCTGTACGTGTCAAAATAGACTGGTTAGGAGTACAGACAAAAATGTTTGGGTATACTGTTAAATCTGATTGAGCAATTCCTTTGCCAATCCATCTTTTTTGTAAGGCACAAAATGACTAATTCATGTAAATCTCTTGTTTGCTCCTTATATGAATGAAAATTTATCAGTTGTGATTTGGACCTGC
The sequence above is a segment of the Phaseolus vulgaris cultivar G19833 chromosome 2, P. vulgaris v2.0, whole genome shotgun sequence genome. Coding sequences within it:
- the LOC137810478 gene encoding deSI-like protein At4g17486 translates to MRWFPLSTTSNSERERDRENNTTRASVYLNVYDLTPINNYLYMLGLGIFHSGIQVHDIEYGFGAHEYPSSGVFEVEPRSCPGFIFRRSVLLGRTDMSNSDFRSFIERLSAKYHGDTYHLIAKNCNHFTDEVCQHLTGSPIPGWVNRMARVGSFCNCLLPESLQVAAVRHHPEPLAFSDDDGSGSDGHSASIESEEDEPNHHLLTAPNGDVAFLKEKPVRLAREHL
- the LOC137810476 gene encoding nudix hydrolase 8-like isoform X2 encodes the protein MELNSILSSNFVFPSQIVHAGRTGTYSSLLSNFNSVRFSRQLNCFGGLFLRNYEALNSIYMAHKTVMSSVGRDNLAAETSFHHMNGINGSGYRNGKKGIWLRLALEQSDLVPIAIKEGFGYHHAEPGYVMLTYWIPEGPCMLPVNASHHVGVGGFVINYSNEVLVVQEKYCAPANRGLWKIPTGFILQSEEIYAGAVREVKEETGICTEFIEVIAFRHAHKVAFEKSDLFFICMLRPLSADIIVDDPEIEAAKWMPLVEFVEQPLIQEDSMFKKIIDICIACVEKRYSGQSAHHMLSKFDGKSSSLYYNVINMEDSHCIGN